A genomic region of Bradyrhizobium sp. ORS 278 contains the following coding sequences:
- a CDS encoding DUF6719 family protein produces MRVQIWFVPAAAACLVGGGVVLCMLAAPARAQYVGREQDITDLRLGQRVQVDDGTCPAGQVKEVLGSRMSENGIVRTVSCVPRFGPKKK; encoded by the coding sequence ATGCGTGTTCAAATCTGGTTCGTGCCGGCAGCCGCCGCGTGTCTTGTCGGCGGCGGCGTCGTTCTCTGCATGCTAGCCGCGCCCGCGCGCGCGCAATATGTCGGGCGCGAGCAGGACATCACGGATCTCCGGCTCGGGCAGCGGGTGCAGGTCGATGACGGCACATGCCCGGCCGGCCAGGTGAAGGAGGTCCTGGGATCCAGGATGTCGGAAAACGGCATCGTCCGCACCGTTTCCTGCGTGCCGCGCTTCGGGCCGAAGAAGAAATAG
- a CDS encoding ArgE/DapE family deacylase: MITEDITQRIVDAVDTGFGRQLETTRDFVAIPSTRGAEGPCQDMFGDLLRARGYEVDDWHIELDDLKDMRGYGPIEHDFSKARSVVGTFRPATSAGHSLIVQGHCDVVPAGPLDMWETPPFSPVIRDGRMYGRGACDMKSGTIGALYALDAIKAAGYTPTARIHLQSVIEEESTGVGALSTLQRGYRADACFIPEPTGGKMVRSQVGVIWFRIKVRGFPAHVFEAGIGANAIQATYHLIHALEKLEADWNERAKSDRHFKTLDHPINFNPGIIKGGDWASSVPAWCDVDCRIAILPGWSVKDCQNEILACVGAASRDHRFLSNNPPVIEWSGFLSEGYELTNSAEPEAAFGKAFNAVYGGAVQDLVFTALTDTRFYGLNYNIPSLCFGATGAAMHGFNEYVELDSLRQVTKTMALFIAEWCGVEKA, translated from the coding sequence ATGATCACTGAGGACATCACGCAACGGATCGTCGACGCCGTCGACACCGGCTTCGGCCGCCAGCTCGAGACCACGAGGGACTTCGTTGCGATTCCTTCGACCCGCGGTGCCGAAGGGCCGTGCCAGGACATGTTCGGCGATCTCCTGCGGGCGCGCGGCTACGAGGTCGACGACTGGCATATCGAGCTCGACGATCTCAAGGACATGCGCGGCTACGGCCCGATCGAGCACGACTTCTCGAAGGCGCGAAGCGTGGTTGGAACCTTCAGGCCCGCAACCTCCGCAGGACATTCGCTGATCGTGCAAGGGCATTGCGACGTCGTGCCGGCGGGCCCGCTCGACATGTGGGAGACGCCGCCGTTCTCACCGGTCATCCGCGATGGCCGGATGTACGGCCGCGGCGCCTGCGACATGAAGTCCGGCACGATCGGCGCGCTCTATGCGCTCGATGCCATCAAGGCCGCGGGCTATACACCGACCGCGCGCATCCACCTCCAGTCCGTCATCGAAGAGGAAAGCACCGGCGTCGGCGCGTTGTCGACCTTGCAGCGCGGCTATCGCGCCGATGCCTGCTTCATCCCGGAACCGACCGGCGGCAAGATGGTGCGGTCGCAGGTCGGCGTGATCTGGTTCCGCATCAAGGTCCGCGGCTTTCCGGCGCATGTGTTCGAGGCCGGCATCGGCGCCAATGCGATCCAGGCGACCTATCATTTGATTCACGCGCTGGAGAAGCTGGAAGCGGACTGGAACGAGCGCGCGAAGAGCGACCGGCATTTCAAGACGCTCGATCACCCGATCAACTTCAATCCGGGCATCATCAAGGGCGGCGACTGGGCCTCGAGCGTGCCGGCGTGGTGCGACGTCGATTGCCGAATTGCGATCCTGCCCGGTTGGTCGGTCAAGGACTGCCAGAACGAGATTCTCGCCTGCGTCGGCGCCGCCTCGCGTGACCATCGTTTCCTGTCCAACAATCCACCGGTGATCGAATGGTCCGGCTTCCTGTCGGAAGGTTATGAGCTGACCAACTCCGCCGAGCCGGAGGCTGCGTTCGGCAAGGCCTTCAATGCGGTGTATGGCGGCGCGGTGCAGGATCTCGTCTTCACCGCGCTGACCGATACGCGGTTCTACGGCCTCAACTACAACATCCCGAGCCTGTGTTTCGGGGCGACCGGTGCCGCGATGCACGGGTTCAACGAATATGTCGAGCTGGACTCGCTGCGCCAAGTGACCAAGACCATGGCGCTGTTCATTGCTGAATGGTGCGGTGTCGAGAAGGCCTGA
- a CDS encoding PaaI family thioesterase produces the protein MTPLEKINALKLPFAELKGVTFTEASAERVVAQMTVRPDLCTLHHTIHGGAVMALADSVGAAATVINLPEDAKGTTTIESKTNFIGGAKEGSVVTATATPVHRGRRTQVWQTRIETDDGKLVAIVIQTQLVL, from the coding sequence ATGACGCCGCTCGAGAAGATCAACGCGCTGAAGTTGCCGTTTGCGGAGTTGAAAGGCGTGACCTTCACCGAGGCGAGTGCCGAACGCGTGGTGGCGCAGATGACGGTGCGGCCGGACCTGTGCACGCTGCACCACACGATCCACGGCGGCGCCGTGATGGCGCTGGCCGATTCGGTGGGCGCGGCTGCGACGGTGATCAACCTGCCGGAGGATGCGAAGGGCACAACGACCATCGAGAGCAAGACCAACTTCATCGGCGGCGCCAAGGAAGGAAGCGTCGTGACGGCGACCGCCACGCCGGTGCATCGCGGCCGCCGTACCCAGGTCTGGCAGACCCGCATCGAGACGGACGACGGTAAGCTGGTGGCGATCGTGATCCAGACCCAGCTCGTGCTGTGA
- a CDS encoding GNAT family N-acetyltransferase, producing MREGFEEESLAVSQVDIFRPRPGFGYVRTLSQHEELPLLRDHLLRLDPESRHDRFNGFLDDSFIERYAARCAADGTIVVAYMENGMVRGAAELHPPEQSEDGLPEIAFSVESCVRRRGVGSLLFERVISEARWKGYRELRVTTGSQNHAMRALAAKFGAHLAFRHGESTGTIDLSRQPQDELAKLVIDTPIAAARAFFNLNRACWKLMTHMYGDKRAA from the coding sequence GTGCGGGAGGGCTTCGAAGAGGAGTCTTTGGCAGTGTCACAGGTAGATATCTTTCGTCCCCGGCCGGGCTTCGGCTATGTGCGGACGCTGAGCCAGCACGAGGAACTGCCGCTGCTGCGCGATCATCTGCTGCGGCTCGATCCCGAGAGCCGGCATGATCGTTTCAACGGTTTTCTCGATGACAGTTTCATCGAACGCTACGCGGCCCGCTGTGCGGCCGATGGCACGATCGTCGTCGCCTATATGGAAAACGGCATGGTGCGCGGCGCCGCCGAGCTGCATCCGCCGGAGCAGTCCGAGGATGGGCTGCCGGAGATTGCGTTCAGCGTCGAGTCCTGCGTACGCCGCCGTGGCGTCGGCAGTCTGCTGTTCGAACGCGTGATCTCGGAAGCGCGCTGGAAAGGCTATCGCGAACTGCGTGTGACGACGGGCTCGCAGAACCACGCGATGCGGGCGCTCGCGGCCAAGTTCGGCGCGCATCTGGCGTTCCGTCACGGCGAATCGACGGGAACGATCGATCTGAGCCGGCAGCCGCAGGACGAGCTGGCAAAGCTGGTCATCGACACGCCGATCGCAGCGGCGCGGGCGTTCTTCAATCTGAACCGCGCCTGCTGGAAACTGATGACGCACATGTATGGCGACAAGCGCGCCGCCTGA
- a CDS encoding DUF2161 domain-containing phosphodiesterase has protein sequence METALYLPVKRFLEQLGFSAKGEVGGCDVVALKGDDPPIVVICELKQAFNLELLLQAVDRAGACDEVWVAASLSARGKGRESDARYRNLCRRLGFGMLGVTSSGQVEVLVPPPTTAPRKNPKKRSRLVIEHQKRKGDPAAGGSTRAPIMTAYRQQALACASALSGGPKRVRELRVEIPDAPKILQRNVYGWFDRAERGVYVLTKAGHAALRRWPQDIHMTSAALPDRDMVNA, from the coding sequence TTGGAAACCGCGCTCTACCTTCCCGTGAAACGCTTCCTCGAACAGCTCGGCTTCTCGGCCAAGGGCGAGGTCGGCGGCTGCGACGTGGTGGCGCTGAAGGGCGATGATCCGCCGATTGTCGTCATTTGCGAGCTGAAACAGGCCTTCAATCTCGAACTGCTGCTGCAGGCCGTCGATCGCGCCGGAGCTTGTGACGAAGTCTGGGTCGCGGCCAGCCTCTCGGCCCGCGGCAAAGGTCGCGAGAGCGACGCGCGCTACCGTAATCTCTGCCGCCGGCTCGGCTTCGGCATGCTGGGCGTCACCTCGTCAGGACAGGTCGAGGTGCTGGTGCCGCCGCCCACGACGGCGCCGCGCAAGAATCCGAAGAAGCGATCGCGCCTCGTGATCGAGCACCAGAAGCGCAAGGGCGACCCGGCAGCCGGCGGCTCGACGCGGGCACCGATCATGACGGCCTACCGGCAGCAGGCGCTCGCCTGCGCTTCGGCGCTCTCTGGCGGGCCCAAGCGCGTCCGCGAGTTGCGCGTGGAGATTCCGGATGCCCCGAAAATCCTGCAGCGCAACGTCTATGGTTGGTTCGACCGGGCCGAACGCGGCGTCTATGTCCTGACGAAAGCCGGGCACGCGGCCTTGCGCCGCTGGCCTCAGGATATCCACATGACGTCGGCAGCGTTGCCGGATCGCGACATGGTGAATGCATAG
- a CDS encoding SDR family oxidoreductase, whose product MNGAVIVITGAQGALGRSVADLALARGAHVAGIDHAQAEIPASDDRIELGGVDLSDPEQAKVAIDSVAAHFGTLDALINIAGAFAFEQTADGDDSVWEKMHARNLMTALHASRAAIPHLVRSSTGRIVNIGAMGALQAGAGMGPYAASKSGVHRLTEALAAEWKGKITVNAVLPSTIDTPANRASMPKADFDKWVTPQELAEVILFLASEAASGVTGALIPVVGRM is encoded by the coding sequence ATGAACGGAGCGGTGATTGTCATTACAGGGGCGCAGGGAGCGCTCGGGCGCAGCGTTGCCGATCTTGCGCTGGCGCGTGGCGCGCATGTTGCCGGCATTGATCACGCCCAGGCTGAAATCCCCGCCAGTGACGACCGCATCGAGCTCGGCGGCGTCGATCTTTCCGATCCCGAGCAGGCCAAGGTCGCGATCGACTCGGTGGCCGCGCATTTCGGCACGCTGGACGCGCTCATCAACATTGCAGGCGCTTTTGCCTTCGAGCAGACCGCCGACGGCGACGACAGCGTCTGGGAGAAGATGCATGCGCGCAATCTGATGACGGCACTGCACGCTTCTCGCGCCGCGATCCCGCATCTGGTTCGCTCAAGCACCGGCCGCATCGTCAATATCGGCGCAATGGGCGCGCTGCAGGCCGGCGCCGGCATGGGCCCCTATGCCGCGTCGAAGTCGGGCGTGCATCGGCTCACCGAAGCGCTGGCGGCGGAATGGAAAGGCAAGATCACTGTCAACGCGGTGCTGCCCTCCACCATCGACACGCCCGCCAACCGCGCCAGCATGCCGAAGGCTGACTTTGACAAATGGGTGACACCGCAAGAACTTGCCGAGGTGATCCTGTTTCTTGCCAGCGAGGCCGCGAGCGGCGTGACCGGCGCCTTGATACCGGTGGTCGGCCGCATGTAG
- a CDS encoding SGNH/GDSL hydrolase family protein, whose amino-acid sequence MTTTNFGDFPDIFASLPHPLRHFRQSLTAQRKTRVVALGSSSTAGTNDIVAFPARLEQKLRKANFGRLIDVLNRGIGGQEAPEELSRFEPDVLAEHPSLVIWQVGTNAVYRYETTSFDEVETALRVGLGWLARLEVDVIVMDLQYTFAVVDKSDRLAQASEMQRRIAKVASDAGVNQFRRWDLMKSWCDAGVPLSALDDGHDQRLHMSECATAMVSEVLVRAMMADATRPADR is encoded by the coding sequence ATGACCACGACAAACTTTGGCGATTTTCCCGATATTTTCGCTTCGCTTCCTCATCCGCTGCGCCATTTCCGCCAAAGCCTGACGGCCCAGCGCAAGACGCGCGTGGTCGCGCTCGGCTCATCCTCGACCGCAGGCACCAACGATATCGTGGCGTTTCCGGCGCGGCTCGAGCAGAAGCTGCGCAAGGCCAATTTTGGCCGCCTCATCGATGTGCTCAATCGCGGCATCGGCGGCCAGGAGGCTCCGGAGGAACTATCCCGGTTCGAACCCGACGTCCTCGCGGAGCATCCGTCGCTGGTGATATGGCAAGTCGGCACCAACGCCGTCTACCGCTACGAGACGACCAGCTTCGACGAGGTGGAAACGGCTCTTCGCGTCGGCCTCGGCTGGCTCGCGAGACTCGAGGTCGACGTCATCGTCATGGACCTGCAATACACCTTTGCCGTCGTCGACAAGTCGGATCGCTTGGCGCAGGCTTCCGAGATGCAGCGGCGGATCGCGAAGGTCGCCTCCGACGCGGGCGTCAACCAGTTCAGACGCTGGGACCTGATGAAGAGCTGGTGCGACGCAGGCGTTCCGCTGTCGGCTCTCGACGATGGGCACGACCAGCGTCTTCACATGAGCGAATGCGCGACCGCAATGGTCAGCGAGGTTTTGGTGAGGGCCATGATGGCCGATGCGACGCGGCCGGCAGATCGATAA
- a CDS encoding DUF2735 domain-containing protein: protein MDTNVKEGSARIYQFPRGGRAGLAPRRGEASARQIAPSLQPAIYSGSWYHDEAIQEAKPAWDR, encoded by the coding sequence ATGGACACGAATGTGAAAGAGGGATCCGCGAGGATCTATCAATTCCCGCGCGGCGGGCGCGCCGGCCTCGCGCCTCGTCGCGGCGAAGCGTCTGCGCGGCAGATTGCGCCGTCCTTGCAGCCTGCCATCTACAGCGGCAGCTGGTATCACGACGAGGCGATCCAGGAAGCCAAGCCGGCGTGGGACCGCTGA
- a CDS encoding glutamine synthetase beta-grasp domain-containing protein, giving the protein MTKYKLEYIWLDGYKPVPNLRGKTQIKEFSSFPTLEQLPLWGFDGSSTMQAEGHSSDCVLKPVAVYPDAARTNGVLVMCEVMMPDGKTPHPSNARATILDDPDAWFGFEQEYFFYKDGRPLGFPEYGYPAPQGPYYTGVGFKNVGDVARKIVEEHLDLCLAAGINHEGINAEVAKGQWEFQVFGKGSRTAADQMWMARYLMLRLTEKYGIDIEFHCKPLGDTDWNGSGMHCNFSTKHMREVGGKEYFEKLMDAFKEARADHIAVYGPDNHMRLTGKHETASIDTFSWGVADRGASIRVPHSFVNNSYKGYLEDRRPNSQGDPYQIASQVLKTISTVPTGAKAAA; this is encoded by the coding sequence ATGACGAAATACAAGCTCGAGTACATCTGGCTCGACGGCTACAAGCCGGTGCCGAATTTGCGCGGCAAGACACAGATCAAGGAATTTTCCTCCTTCCCGACCCTGGAACAGCTGCCTCTTTGGGGCTTCGACGGCTCGTCGACGATGCAGGCCGAAGGCCATAGCTCCGACTGCGTGCTGAAGCCGGTCGCCGTGTATCCCGACGCCGCCCGCACCAACGGTGTGCTGGTGATGTGCGAAGTCATGATGCCGGACGGCAAGACCCCGCATCCGTCGAACGCCCGCGCCACCATCCTGGACGATCCGGACGCATGGTTCGGCTTCGAGCAGGAGTACTTCTTCTACAAGGACGGTCGTCCGCTCGGCTTCCCCGAGTACGGCTATCCGGCTCCGCAGGGCCCGTACTACACCGGCGTCGGCTTCAAGAACGTCGGCGACGTCGCCCGCAAGATCGTCGAGGAGCATCTCGACCTCTGCCTCGCGGCCGGCATCAACCATGAAGGCATCAACGCCGAGGTGGCGAAGGGCCAGTGGGAATTCCAGGTGTTCGGCAAGGGCTCGCGTACCGCCGCCGACCAGATGTGGATGGCCCGCTACCTGATGCTGCGCCTGACCGAGAAGTACGGCATCGACATCGAGTTCCACTGCAAGCCGCTCGGCGACACCGACTGGAACGGCTCGGGCATGCACTGCAACTTCTCGACCAAGCACATGCGCGAAGTCGGCGGCAAGGAGTACTTCGAGAAGCTGATGGACGCCTTCAAGGAAGCCCGCGCCGACCACATCGCCGTGTACGGTCCGGACAACCACATGCGTCTGACCGGCAAGCACGAGACCGCCTCGATCGACACCTTCAGCTGGGGTGTGGCCGACCGTGGCGCCTCGATCCGCGTGCCGCACTCGTTCGTGAACAATAGCTACAAGGGCTATCTGGAAGACCGCCGTCCGAACTCGCAGGGCGACCCCTACCAGATCGCGTCTCAGGTCCTGAAGACGATCTCGACGGTTCCGACCGGCGCGAAAGCCGCAGCCTAA
- a CDS encoding ABC-F family ATP-binding cassette domain-containing protein, translating to MIRLDNISKQVGHQILFIEASAALQRGEKIGLVGPNGAGKTTLFRMISGREQPDEGQVSTDRGISIGYFNQDVGEMSGRSAVAEVMDGAGPVSSVAAELKELEAAMADPDRADEMDEIIARYGEVLARFEELDGYALDSRAREALAGLGFSEEMMDKDVGLLSGGWKMRVALARILLMRPDVMLLDEPSNHLDLESLIWLEHFLKGYEGALLMTSHDREFINRIINKVIEIDAGQLTSYSGDYDFYEQQRALNEKQQQAQYERQQAMLAKEIKFIERFKARASHAAQVQSRVKKLDKIERVEPPKRRQSVAFDFLPAPRSGEDVVALKKVSKSYGSRRIYDGLDFMIRRRERWCVMGVNGAGKSTLLKLVAGTAEPDDGSVTIGGSVKMGYFAQHAMDLLDGDETVFESLEHSFPQAGQGSLRALAGCFGFSGDDVEKRCRVLSGGEKARLVMAKMLYDPPNFLVLDEPTNHLDMATKQMLIEALSNFEGTMLFVSHDRHFLAALSNRVLELTPDGLHQYGGGYTEYVARSGHEAPGLRS from the coding sequence ATGATCCGCCTCGACAACATCAGCAAGCAAGTCGGCCACCAGATCCTGTTCATCGAAGCCTCCGCCGCGCTCCAGCGCGGCGAGAAGATCGGGCTGGTCGGCCCCAACGGGGCCGGCAAGACGACGCTGTTCCGGATGATCTCGGGCCGCGAGCAGCCGGACGAGGGCCAGGTCTCGACCGATCGCGGCATCTCCATCGGCTATTTCAACCAGGACGTCGGCGAGATGTCTGGCCGCAGTGCCGTGGCCGAGGTCATGGACGGGGCAGGGCCGGTGTCCTCGGTCGCCGCCGAGCTCAAGGAACTCGAGGCCGCGATGGCCGATCCGGACCGCGCCGACGAGATGGACGAGATCATCGCGCGCTACGGCGAGGTGCTGGCACGGTTCGAGGAGCTCGACGGCTACGCGCTCGACAGCCGCGCCCGCGAGGCGCTGGCCGGCCTCGGCTTCTCCGAGGAGATGATGGACAAGGACGTCGGCCTGTTGTCCGGCGGCTGGAAGATGCGCGTCGCGCTGGCCCGCATCCTCCTGATGCGTCCCGACGTCATGCTGCTCGACGAGCCGTCGAACCATCTTGATCTCGAAAGCCTGATCTGGCTCGAGCACTTTCTCAAGGGCTACGAGGGCGCATTGCTGATGACCTCGCACGACCGCGAGTTCATCAACCGCATCATCAACAAGGTCATCGAGATCGACGCCGGCCAGCTCACGTCCTATTCCGGCGACTACGATTTTTACGAGCAGCAGCGGGCGCTGAACGAGAAGCAGCAGCAGGCGCAATATGAGCGCCAGCAGGCGATGCTCGCCAAGGAGATCAAGTTCATCGAGCGTTTCAAGGCGCGAGCGTCGCATGCGGCGCAGGTGCAGAGCCGGGTCAAGAAGCTCGACAAGATCGAGCGCGTCGAGCCGCCCAAGCGCCGCCAGAGCGTGGCGTTCGACTTCCTGCCGGCGCCGCGCTCGGGTGAGGACGTGGTGGCGCTGAAGAAGGTGTCGAAGAGCTACGGCAGCCGCCGCATCTATGATGGGCTGGACTTCATGATCCGGCGCCGCGAGCGCTGGTGCGTGATGGGCGTCAACGGCGCCGGCAAGTCGACCTTGCTGAAGCTCGTCGCGGGCACCGCGGAGCCCGACGACGGCTCGGTGACGATCGGCGGCAGCGTCAAGATGGGCTATTTCGCGCAGCATGCGATGGACCTGCTCGACGGTGACGAGACCGTGTTCGAGTCGCTGGAGCATTCCTTTCCGCAGGCCGGGCAGGGCTCGCTGCGCGCGCTGGCCGGCTGCTTCGGATTCTCGGGCGATGACGTCGAGAAGCGCTGCCGGGTGCTGTCGGGCGGCGAGAAGGCGCGGCTGGTGATGGCCAAGATGCTCTATGATCCGCCGAACTTCCTGGTGCTGGACGAGCCGACCAACCATCTGGACATGGCGACCAAGCAGATGCTGATCGAGGCCCTGTCGAACTTCGAGGGCACCATGCTGTTCGTCTCGCACGACCGGCATTTCCTGGCGGCGCTGTCGAACCGCGTGCTGGAACTGACGCCTGACGGGCTGCATCAATATGGCGGCGGCTATACGGAATACGTCGCCCGCAGCGGCCACGAGGCGCCGGGCCTGCGCAGCTGA
- a CDS encoding dienelactone hydrolase family protein, translating to MWRSGSRRHLATAGFCLLTTLSVVSASAAQPETVYFPSADGHTELTGYLFKPQGAGPFPAIIMLHGRGGPYSSNVNADCTLVSRAVPASPCNAGTLSKRHIMWGDYWAERGYLALLPDSFGPRGKAHGFGRFTHDDPDRADVNERTVRPLDAEGALTYLRQRRDAAVERIVLQGWSNGGSTVLNVLLREGLQSSLRGALIFYPGCGESSLLGPTLRSRVPIQLFLAADDEEVSPTLCNAMAERSRQAGTAIDTTIYPGATHGFDEPSASRQATPGNGPAMDDTLRRAAPLVFDWLKQ from the coding sequence ATGTGGCGCAGCGGATCCCGTCGTCACCTCGCGACCGCAGGCTTCTGCCTGCTGACGACGCTGTCGGTGGTCTCGGCGTCGGCAGCTCAGCCGGAGACGGTCTACTTCCCGAGTGCCGACGGCCACACCGAGCTGACGGGCTATCTGTTCAAGCCGCAGGGCGCCGGACCTTTTCCAGCGATCATCATGCTTCATGGCCGGGGCGGCCCCTACTCCTCCAACGTCAACGCGGACTGCACGCTGGTGTCGCGCGCGGTGCCTGCATCGCCGTGCAACGCCGGAACGCTGTCGAAGCGGCACATCATGTGGGGCGACTATTGGGCCGAGCGCGGCTATCTCGCGCTGTTACCCGACAGCTTCGGTCCGCGCGGCAAGGCGCACGGCTTCGGACGCTTCACGCATGACGATCCGGATCGCGCCGATGTCAACGAGCGGACCGTGCGGCCGCTCGATGCCGAGGGGGCGCTCACCTATCTGCGCCAGCGCAGGGACGCCGCAGTGGAGCGCATCGTGCTGCAGGGCTGGTCGAATGGCGGCAGCACGGTGCTGAACGTGCTGCTGCGCGAAGGGCTGCAATCGTCCCTCCGCGGCGCGCTCATCTTTTATCCCGGCTGCGGCGAGAGCTCGCTGCTCGGTCCGACGCTCAGAAGCCGTGTCCCCATCCAGCTGTTTCTCGCCGCTGATGACGAGGAGGTCTCGCCGACGCTCTGCAATGCCATGGCAGAACGCTCGCGGCAGGCCGGCACCGCGATCGACACGACGATCTATCCCGGCGCGACCCACGGTTTCGACGAGCCCTCGGCCAGCCGCCAGGCCACCCCCGGTAATGGCCCGGCGATGGACGACACGCTCCGGCGCGCCGCTCCTCTCGTCTTTGACTGGCTGAAACAATGA
- a CDS encoding PAS domain-containing sensor histidine kinase produces MSSAEIDTLRRRLRELESENARLQARFAADAGKRAEAETALAESEERYRTLFNSIDEGFCIIEFFDGPHGPLSDYVHVEANPAYALHAGIPNVVGQKVREMVPGEADGWVELYGGVLRTGEPIRFERELVATGRYLELAAFRVEPASRRQVAVLFQDITPRKRAEAALQEINDTLEARVVAALAERKLLADIVEGTNAFVQVVDTQFRLIAVNGAAVQEFGRIFGVHPKVGDNLLDLFKDLPEHQAAVRAVWSRALEGEEFVEIGEFGVAGRDRRFYELRFSVLRDARGEQIGAYQFAYDVTERLREQARLREAEEALRQSQKMEAVGQLTGGIAHDFNNLLTGIMGSLEMLQTRMRQGRFTDVDRYVAAAQGASKRAAALTHRLLAFSRRQTLDPKPTDVNRLVMGMEELVRRTVGPQIHLEVVTAGGLWPALIDSSQLESALLNLCINARDAMPEGGRITIETANKWLDDRSARERDLLPGQYISLCVTDTGTGMTPDVIEHAFDPFFTTKPIGQGTGLGLSMVYGFARQSGGQVRIYSEVGQGTTMCLYFPRHYVGEAEATDPARGSAATSARTGQTILVVDDEPTVRMLVMEVLDERGYAVIEAKDGPTGLAALQSNVRIDLLITDVGLPGGMNGRQLADAARATRPDLKVLFITGYAENAILGNGQLAPGMQVLTKPFDVEALAGRVTEMIES; encoded by the coding sequence GTGAGTTCCGCAGAGATCGACACGCTCCGCCGGCGCCTGCGGGAGCTCGAAAGTGAAAATGCCCGGCTGCAGGCGCGGTTCGCCGCCGACGCCGGCAAACGCGCTGAGGCCGAAACAGCTTTGGCCGAAAGCGAGGAGCGCTATCGGACGCTGTTCAACTCGATCGACGAAGGCTTCTGCATCATCGAGTTCTTCGACGGCCCGCACGGCCCCTTGAGCGACTACGTGCATGTCGAGGCCAATCCGGCCTATGCCCTGCACGCCGGAATCCCCAACGTGGTCGGGCAGAAGGTGCGGGAGATGGTGCCGGGCGAGGCCGACGGCTGGGTCGAGCTGTATGGCGGCGTCCTGCGCACCGGCGAGCCGATCCGCTTCGAGCGCGAACTGGTCGCCACCGGACGCTATCTGGAGCTTGCGGCGTTCCGCGTCGAGCCGGCCAGCCGCCGCCAGGTCGCGGTGCTGTTCCAGGACATCACCCCGCGCAAGCGCGCCGAGGCGGCGCTGCAGGAGATCAACGACACCTTGGAGGCGCGCGTCGTCGCCGCACTGGCCGAGCGCAAGCTGCTCGCCGACATCGTCGAGGGCACCAACGCCTTCGTACAGGTGGTGGATACCCAGTTCCGCCTGATCGCCGTGAACGGCGCCGCCGTCCAGGAGTTCGGCCGCATCTTCGGCGTACATCCCAAAGTGGGCGACAACCTGCTGGACCTGTTCAAGGACCTGCCGGAGCATCAGGCGGCTGTCCGCGCCGTGTGGTCGCGCGCGCTTGAGGGCGAGGAGTTCGTCGAGATCGGCGAATTCGGCGTCGCCGGTCGCGACCGCCGCTTCTACGAGCTGCGCTTTTCGGTGCTGCGCGACGCCCGGGGCGAACAGATCGGCGCCTATCAGTTCGCCTATGACGTCACTGAGCGGTTGCGCGAGCAGGCTCGGTTGCGCGAGGCGGAGGAGGCGCTGCGTCAGTCGCAGAAGATGGAGGCGGTGGGCCAGCTGACCGGCGGCATCGCGCACGACTTCAACAATCTGCTGACCGGGATCATGGGCTCCCTGGAGATGCTGCAGACCCGCATGCGCCAGGGCCGCTTCACCGATGTCGACCGCTATGTCGCGGCGGCGCAAGGCGCCTCGAAGCGCGCGGCCGCACTGACCCATCGTCTGCTCGCCTTCTCGCGCCGGCAGACGCTCGATCCCAAGCCGACCGACGTCAACCGGCTGGTCATGGGCATGGAGGAGCTGGTCCGCCGCACCGTCGGCCCGCAGATCCATCTGGAGGTCGTGACCGCCGGCGGGCTCTGGCCGGCGCTGATCGATTCCTCGCAGCTCGAAAGCGCCCTGCTCAACCTCTGCATCAATGCGCGCGATGCGATGCCCGAAGGCGGCCGCATCACGATCGAGACCGCGAACAAGTGGCTGGACGACCGCTCCGCGCGCGAACGCGACCTGTTGCCCGGGCAGTACATCTCGCTGTGCGTGACAGACACCGGCACGGGCATGACCCCTGACGTGATCGAGCACGCCTTCGATCCGTTCTTCACGACCAAGCCGATCGGCCAGGGCACCGGCCTCGGGCTGTCGATGGTCTACGGCTTTGCACGGCAGTCGGGTGGACAGGTGCGGATCTATTCCGAGGTCGGCCAGGGCACCACGATGTGTCTCTATTTCCCGCGCCATTATGTCGGCGAGGCCGAGGCCACCGATCCCGCGCGAGGCAGCGCTGCGACGTCGGCCCGGACGGGGCAGACCATCCTCGTCGTCGATGACGAGCCGACCGTGCGGATGCTGGTGATGGAGGTGCTGGACGAGCGCGGCTATGCGGTGATCGAGGCCAAGGACGGCCCGACCGGCCTTGCCGCCCTGCAGTCCAATGTGCGGATCGACCTCCTGATTACCGATGTCGGCCTGCCCGGCGGCATGAACGGCCGCCAGCTCGCGGACGCCGCGCGCGCGACACGACCGGATCTGAAGGTGCTGTTCATCACCGGCTACGCCGAGAACGCGATCCTCGGCAATGGCCAACTGGCGCCGGGAATGCAGGTGCTGACCAAGCCGTTCGACGTCGAGGCGCTGGCCGGCCGCGTCACCGAGATGATCGAGAGCTGA